One Sphingopyxis macrogoltabida genomic region harbors:
- a CDS encoding prolyl oligopeptidase family serine peptidase, producing the protein MTTTPRRPVTKTIGSVTFDDPYDWLQHDSDEALAWQWEQDAIAQREARAWPHFEALKEQIRANDAGNFMVSRTPPRLRGDRWFWIAPPPGGGGRVVWTSTSLADAGQPVFALADHVAREDAASAAVLWWEPSPDGARVAAIVCIGGDMMGEWHIFDTATGKALRAPLPAIGYSGAIPGWLADGSGFYLHGRDAQGRHRIGFVALDEGVADRPEVVFGDAEVPANMSGLSCNVSPGERWVIADSGPHERTAYVVGDTTTGEWRPFIPDGYDGELTGGWLDADTYVARAHGDDTPRGCIVAIPVATSQDRSTWREIAPQGAAVIRAVGTIRGKIVVAELLHVSLRLRVIDPVDGSEQLVPLEDAGASWISAFHRFDRTDALTFDYASFTKTAGIYHYDLDSGEVSTVVAPEVELDGIKVSQHFARGKDGVHIPYYLVHRDDLDFSAPRPALITAYGGFNSAFVPAFLAHFTPFVRAGGVLIHANIRGGGEYGKIWHDSGRLACKWNSYLDLFAIVEEAIANGVTAPDRLAMTGASNGGLLAGVAIVHRPDLFRVVVPDVPTFDEMEPLPDDAESAPIRAIFWQDYGDPQDPVMSKILYSYSPYHNVRDGIAYPAVFQVFGEKDAGCRPFHGRKFTARMLEASTSGHRTLLRVWRDTGHASFDADTSVTQRAEWLGFVMAELGMAPVSS; encoded by the coding sequence ATGACCACCACACCCCGCCGCCCGGTCACCAAGACGATCGGCAGCGTCACCTTCGACGACCCCTATGACTGGCTCCAGCACGACAGCGACGAAGCGCTGGCGTGGCAGTGGGAACAGGATGCGATCGCGCAGCGCGAAGCGCGCGCCTGGCCCCATTTCGAGGCGCTCAAGGAACAGATCCGCGCCAACGACGCCGGCAATTTCATGGTCTCGCGGACACCGCCGCGCCTTCGCGGCGATCGCTGGTTCTGGATCGCGCCGCCCCCCGGCGGCGGCGGGCGCGTGGTCTGGACCTCGACCAGCCTCGCCGACGCGGGGCAGCCGGTCTTCGCCCTCGCCGACCATGTCGCGCGGGAAGACGCGGCGAGCGCGGCGGTATTGTGGTGGGAGCCGTCGCCCGACGGCGCCCGCGTCGCGGCGATCGTCTGCATCGGCGGCGACATGATGGGCGAATGGCATATCTTCGATACTGCGACCGGCAAGGCGCTGCGCGCGCCGCTGCCGGCGATCGGTTACAGCGGCGCGATCCCGGGTTGGCTCGCCGACGGCAGCGGCTTCTATCTCCACGGCCGCGACGCGCAAGGGCGCCACCGCATCGGCTTCGTCGCGCTCGACGAGGGCGTTGCCGACCGGCCCGAGGTCGTGTTCGGCGATGCCGAGGTGCCCGCCAACATGTCGGGCCTCAGTTGCAACGTCTCGCCGGGCGAACGCTGGGTTATCGCGGATTCGGGCCCGCACGAACGCACCGCCTATGTCGTCGGCGATACGACGACGGGCGAATGGCGCCCCTTCATCCCCGACGGCTATGACGGCGAACTGACCGGCGGCTGGCTCGACGCCGACACCTATGTCGCGCGCGCGCACGGCGACGACACGCCGCGCGGCTGCATCGTCGCCATTCCGGTGGCGACTTCGCAGGACCGCAGCACGTGGCGAGAGATCGCGCCGCAAGGCGCGGCGGTGATCCGCGCCGTCGGCACGATCCGCGGCAAGATCGTCGTCGCCGAACTGCTGCACGTCTCGCTGCGCCTCCGCGTCATCGATCCCGTCGACGGCAGCGAACAGCTCGTGCCGCTCGAAGACGCGGGCGCGAGCTGGATCAGTGCCTTCCACCGTTTCGACCGCACCGACGCGCTGACCTTCGACTATGCAAGCTTCACCAAGACCGCCGGCATCTATCATTACGACCTGGACAGCGGCGAGGTTAGCACCGTCGTCGCGCCCGAGGTCGAACTGGACGGGATCAAGGTCAGCCAGCATTTTGCGCGCGGCAAGGACGGCGTCCATATCCCCTATTATCTGGTCCACCGCGACGATCTGGACTTCAGCGCGCCGCGCCCGGCGCTAATCACTGCCTATGGCGGTTTCAATTCGGCCTTTGTCCCGGCCTTCCTCGCCCATTTCACGCCCTTCGTCCGCGCCGGCGGCGTGCTGATCCACGCCAACATCCGCGGCGGCGGCGAATATGGCAAGATCTGGCACGACAGCGGCCGGCTCGCGTGCAAATGGAACAGCTATCTCGATCTCTTCGCCATCGTCGAGGAAGCGATCGCCAACGGCGTCACCGCGCCCGACCGGCTGGCGATGACCGGCGCGAGCAACGGCGGCCTGCTCGCCGGGGTCGCGATCGTCCATCGCCCCGACCTGTTCCGCGTCGTCGTCCCCGACGTGCCGACCTTCGACGAGATGGAGCCGCTTCCCGACGACGCCGAATCGGCGCCGATCCGCGCGATCTTCTGGCAGGATTATGGCGATCCGCAGGATCCAGTGATGTCGAAGATCCTCTATTCCTATTCGCCCTATCACAATGTCCGCGATGGCATCGCCTATCCCGCGGTGTTCCAGGTCTTCGGCGAAAAGGATGCCGGTTGCCGTCCCTTCCACGGCCGCAAGTTCACGGCGCGGATGCTCGAAGCATCGACGTCGGGCCACCGGACGCTGCTGCGCGTGTGGAGGGACACCGGCCACGCCTCGTTCGACGCCGACACCTCGGTGACCCAGCGCGCCGAATGGCTCGGCTTCGTGATGGCCGAACTGGGGATGGCGCCGGTCTCGTCGTGA
- a CDS encoding TetR/AcrR family transcriptional regulator, which produces MANGRLTRGDWIAVARKALIASGVDDVKVDVLARRMKVTRGSFYWHFKHRQELLDALLEDWKDNNRREIAAIEQRAAEGATGLIELFKVWLGEDPNFPAFDIAIRVWARKSRDVTKVVHDIDDAWIGLFQLFLERNGIQGTEAFVRARVMYFHQIGYYALAIRESIEDRIELAPYYCTAVTGLPAPEGLKDALRTLEKPKPRARAKPKAA; this is translated from the coding sequence GTGGCGAACGGTCGTTTGACCCGCGGGGACTGGATCGCGGTCGCGCGCAAGGCGCTGATCGCGTCGGGCGTCGACGATGTGAAGGTGGATGTACTGGCGCGCCGAATGAAGGTGACGCGCGGCAGCTTCTATTGGCATTTCAAGCATCGGCAGGAATTGCTCGACGCGCTGCTGGAGGACTGGAAGGACAATAATCGCCGCGAAATCGCCGCGATCGAACAGCGCGCCGCGGAGGGGGCGACGGGGCTGATCGAGTTGTTCAAGGTCTGGCTGGGCGAGGACCCGAATTTCCCGGCGTTCGACATCGCGATCCGCGTCTGGGCGCGCAAGTCGCGCGACGTAACCAAGGTGGTTCACGATATCGACGACGCGTGGATCGGCTTGTTCCAGCTCTTCCTCGAGCGCAACGGGATACAGGGGACCGAGGCGTTTGTCCGCGCCCGCGTGATGTATTTCCACCAGATCGGCTATTACGCCCTCGCGATCCGCGAGAGCATCGAAGACCGTATCGAACTGGCGCCCTATTATTGCACCGCGGTGACCGGCCTGCCGGCGCCCGAGGGGCTGAAGGACGCGCTTCGCACGCTCGAAAAGCCGAAACCGCGGGCGAGGGCCAAGCCCAAGGCTGCCTGA